GGCGAGCAGCGCCGTAGAGAAAAAGGAAACGTCTTCGGAGAGGGCACTCGCACGCCCATTGCCATCAGCATATTCACGAAAAATCCTAGTGCTGAGAAACATGGTGAGATTTTCTTTCATGATATTGGGGACTATCTCGACCAGAAACAGAAACTCGCCATAATAAAGGATTTCGGGAGTATTGGCGGCATAACTCGTTCAAACGCCTGGTCGCGGGTCGAGCCAGACGAGCATCACGATTGGATAGATCAACGAACCAAAGGTTTTGCAGAATACAACAGCATCACTGCGAAGGGCGGGGATGCCAATGGTGTTTTTGAAACGCATTCCGCAGGTTTGAAAACCAACCGAGATGTCTGGGTTTACGATTTCTCGAGATCAGCCCTGGAACGGCGTGTTCGGTCTTCGATCGATTTCTTCAACAGCGAGATTGATCGAGCTGGCGGGGAGAAGGGATACAAACCGGATCCAAACCCGACCAGATTCAAGTGGTGCCAAGCTACTCTTAAAAATTTTGAAAGAGGCGTGAAGCTCCAGTATCACCCCGAAGCGGTCCAAGAAGCAATGTATCGGCCATTCCAAAGGATGTGGGTCTACAAGCATCGATCCCTGAACTGGAGCAGTTATCTAATGCCTCGGTTCTTTCCCGAATCCGATACGAAGAACGTCGCGATTTGCCTCTCAGGGCCAGGTGGTAGAGGTCAGTTTTCAGCGCTTATAGTTAATGCTGTGCCGAGCATTCATTTTGCTGATGTAGATGGCGCGCAGTGCTTCCCTTTGGCGCTTTTCACGGGGAAAGGTGATGATGTCGGCGCTGAATTATTTAGCAGCGCCAATGAATTTCACACGCACAGCGGCATAACTGACCAAGGTCTCCGCAACTTTAAAAACGCATACATGGGAGAGAAAATATCCAAAGAAGATATTTTCTACTATGTATATGGTTTACTTCATTCTGAGGCGTATCGGACCAGCTTCGCGGACAATCTCTCAAAGGAATTGCCGCGTATCCCGAACGTGAAGAAAGCTGAAGACTTTTGGGCTTTCAGCGGTGCCGGGCGAGCGCTCGCTGACCTGCATGTGAATTTTGAGACCGTGGATCCCTACCCAACGACTATCAAACAGGGTGATCTGCGTCTCGCAAATATCCCTGACCCCAAAAAGTTCTACCGCGTCGAGAAGATGAAGTTCGGAGGAACGCGCCCTAGTCTCGACAAGTCTACCGTGGTCTACAACGCCAACATCACCATGACGGGCATCCCGTTGGAGGCTTATGACTATGTCGTCAATGGCAAGCCGGCACTGGAATGGGTGATGGAGCGACAAGCCGTAGTGAAAGACACATATAATCCAACAACCAAGAAGGGCAGTGATATTGTCAACGATGCCAACTGCTACGCCATCGAGACTGTCGGCAACCCTGCCTACCCACTGGAGCTGTTCCAACGTGTGATCACGGTCAGCCTCGAAACTATGAAGATTGTCCGATCACTGCCCGCCTTGGACATCGACTGATGCCTGATCTATTGGATTGTTGTTTTGGCTAGCCGCCCTTTTCTGACAATAGGCATCGAGGATCTTGAAAAGGCATTTGACGCCCAGCGCGATGATCCTGCGTTCCTCAAGACGCTGGTCGCCGAACTAAAGAACCGCAAAACACAACGCGCCGCCCAACTCCGCGACCGTGCAGTGCAAGCGCTGGGTGTGTCGCCCAAGGGCAAACCCGCGCAACCTGCTGCAACGCCTGCGCGCCCTAAACAGACACCACCAGCGGCTCAGGTGCCCGAGCCTGCTCTGCCGCGCCAAATTCCGCCTACACCCGCGCCTGGCAATACAGGAAGCGCGCCCGCACTTTCACGCCCGCCTTCAGTGCAATTGGGCCGACCTCCGACTTCACCTGCGCGGGCTTCGGCCGATGTCGCTGGCCTCTCGCAGCCAGAGCGGGTCATGCTCACGTGGACAGCACTTGAGGTGCTGTCGCCACAGAGCTTTCGACGGCCCGAGGACTTAGCTAGTGGGGATCGTCAACGGGTTGCTCGGTTCAATGAGCGTGGACTGCCATGGGAAAACGGCGGTGAAAAATCAAAGCCGAGCTATCGGCTTTATTATCAGGTGGTGCTCGGTTCCATCGATATGGAGAAGGCTATCGGCCAACTGCTTTCGGTTTACACCGACAAGCGTGCTGAGCGGCCACCAAGCTCCGGTGAGAGCATTCTCGCGACCATTCTCGTCGACAGGGAAGGGCGCCCAGTCGAGGAAGATGCTGTAGCGCTCTCAAGCTTTGCTTGGGGCGTGCCCGTGGCGCTGAACGGCGATCTGAAGGCGCTCGGGGATTGGCCGGCCGCAGAGCGGACGTTGCTTGAAGCATTGGACAAGCGTGTTCGACGGACAGATGACTCCGGTAAGCCGGAACCCTTGACCTTAGGTGACATTTCTAGCGCACACGACTGGCTAGTAGGGCAGTTGGGTCTGCCGCTGGACATGGTCAGCCCGCCATCATTCTGCGTGCGGACATACCAATGGTTCAAGCTCGACGATACGCCCGAGACGTTGCTGCTCAATTCGTTCTTCCTGTCCGACTTGGACCGGGCGCGCCAACTGTTCCAATCGGGAAGAGCCACATCAAATCTCAAGCGCTACATCGGACAGACAGTCCCCGACACACGTCGCGACCTGCTGCACGATCAAGACGCTATTGCCGACGCGCTAGACCCTGCAAAGATGCCATTGGGACGGTGGCCGGCGGCCGGACGCTACCCTCTTGTGGCGCTGCAGCAAGCCGCGGTGAACCTGACGGCACATCACTTGAAGGAAGACGGCATTCTCGCCGTGAATGGCCCTCCAGGGACTGGCAAGACCACCCTGTTGCGAGATGTAGTCGCTCATGTCGTCACCGAGCGTGCACGCGTGATGGCGACTTACACTGACCCGGAAATGGCGTTCACCAACTCAAAACTAAGGGTCAAGAAAGGTCAGGCTTTTCTCTGGATGTATGAGCTCGATGCGAAGCTGCGCGGGTTCGAAGTCGTTGTTGCCTCGTCGAACAACAAAGCCGTTGAGAATGTCAGCGCCGAGCTGCCTGGTCTGGCGGCAGTAGCGGACGACGCTTTCCCCAATGGCTATTTCAAGACGGTATCTGATGCACTGCTTGAGCGGGATAGCTGGGGCATAGTTGCCGCAGTTCTTGGCAATGCTGGTAACCGCTTCAAGTTCAGTCAGCGCTTCTGGTGGGACCAGGACTACGGCATGTCCAACTACCTAAAGCATGCGACGGGAACGCCAACGGTCATTGTTGAGGAAACTGATGACGGTGAGAAGACCAAGCGGCCACCCATAGTCGTAACCAGGGAAGACCCGCCGGCCGACAAAGACGAGGCGCTGAAGCGCTGGCGAAAGGCACGCAAGCGATTTCAGGAGGCCGAGGCGGCCGCAAGAAAAGTGCTTGATGGCGCTTCACGTCTAGCCGCGCTGCCCAATCAGATCGCCGAAACCGATGCACTGATAGCGCAATTGGTCCCGGCGCTTAGTGCTACCAACGACCGTGTCAATCAGCTCGCATTGGGGAGGCCGAACGCAGAGGTCGAACTTCAAAATGCCAGGGCGGAGTATCTCAATAACCATGATGCACAAGCCCGTTTGAAAGAAGCGAGACCCTCGTTCCTGAGTGGGCTTTTCAATCGTGAGGGCCTCAGGCGCTGGCACGCGAAATACGTTGAGGTTGCAAGGATCACACAACAAGCACGGGACACTTTGGAAAGCCGCGAAAAGTTCCGCGACCAAATTGTCGCTGACCACGATCACGAGGTGGCTAGCTTGGCGGCAATGGTCTCCCGGCTTCAAACGCAAACGGCACAGCGCGAAGAGTTCGTCAGGCGTGCGGAGGCGCTGGAGACTGCCCTTGGCGGGACTGCGATTGACCAGTCCCACTTCCTGCGTGGCCATAAGGAGCGGCAGTTGGCTGCTCCGTGGCTGGCCGGCCAGGCAGCGTTAAAACGGGACGACCTATTTGAAGCGGCGATCAATCTTCATCGCGCTTTTGTAGACGCAGCCGCACGTCCCCTACGACACAACCTCAATTTGCTGATGGATAGCTTCGGCACAAGGTCGTTCGGCAGCGAGGAAAAAGACCGCCTAATCCCGCACCTTTGGTCGAGCCTGTTTTTGGTAGTGCCTGTAGTCTCGACCACGTTCGCCTCGGTCGCTCGAATGTTCTCCAATATCGGCGCCGAGGACATCGGCTGGCTGCTCATAGATGAAGCTGGCCAGGCGCTCCCACAGGCAGCAGTTGGCGCTATCATGCGTTCACGACGAGCTGTTGTGGTAGGCGATCCGCTTCAGATCGAGCCAGTCGTAGTGCTGCCCGACACTCTCACCGACGCGGTCTGCAAAGAGTTCAAAGTGGACGAAACTGTCTACAATGCCCCCGCGGCGTCAGCGCAAACACTTGCTGACGCCGCCACTCCCTATTTCGCGTCGTTCGAAACACGGATCGGGTCGAGAGATGTCGGCGTGCCATTGCTCGTGCATCGGCGCTGCGCCGATCCGATGTTCGGCATTTCCAATGCCATCGCCTATGAGAATCTAATGGTGCAGGCGAAGGCGACGAAACAATCGCCAATTGTCGACGCGCTAGGCCCGTCGCGTTGGATTAATGTGGAAGGATCGGGCCAGGACAAGTGGTGTGCCGCTGAGGGCGACGAGGTCATTAGCCTGCTACGAATGATACGCGAAAGTGGGGCTAGCCCTGACCTATACATCGTCACGCCATTCGTTGTGGTTCAGGATCGCATGCGCGACCTAGTCAGAACCAGTGGTGTCTTGACTGGGTGGGTCGATGACGTGGCTCGTTGGCCCTACGACCGCATCGGAACGGTGCACACGGTTCAAGGGCGGGAGGCCGAGGCTGTGATCTTCCTACTGGGCGCTCCGATGCCTCAGCAGAAGGGCGCGCGGAACTGGGCAGGTGCAAGGCCCAACATTCTGAACGTGGCCGTCTCACGGGCCCAAGAGGCGCTCTATGTTGTCGGCAATAGAGCCCTATGGGGACAGGCCGGTGTCTTCTCGGAACTGGATAGAATGTTATAGAAGCGGGCCCGCAGTTGCTGGTCAGAGTGACTGCAGCGCTTTCGTCTCAGTAAAAGTGCGCCAGTTGAGGCGCTTGCACAAGCTCAAATCTGACCAGTTCCGGCTCGAGTTGAAGTGCTGGCCTTCCGGCGTAAGTAGCACCATCGTCGTCTGCTTGCCCGTGTAGCCGCCCATTTGGTTCTTGGCATTTCCATTGACGCAGATCAGGTGGAATACCGACCCATCTCGCCGAGTTTTGGTCATCACCGTTGAAATGGTGA
This sequence is a window from Devosia beringensis. Protein-coding genes within it:
- a CDS encoding AAA domain-containing protein; this encodes MASRPFLTIGIEDLEKAFDAQRDDPAFLKTLVAELKNRKTQRAAQLRDRAVQALGVSPKGKPAQPAATPARPKQTPPAAQVPEPALPRQIPPTPAPGNTGSAPALSRPPSVQLGRPPTSPARASADVAGLSQPERVMLTWTALEVLSPQSFRRPEDLASGDRQRVARFNERGLPWENGGEKSKPSYRLYYQVVLGSIDMEKAIGQLLSVYTDKRAERPPSSGESILATILVDREGRPVEEDAVALSSFAWGVPVALNGDLKALGDWPAAERTLLEALDKRVRRTDDSGKPEPLTLGDISSAHDWLVGQLGLPLDMVSPPSFCVRTYQWFKLDDTPETLLLNSFFLSDLDRARQLFQSGRATSNLKRYIGQTVPDTRRDLLHDQDAIADALDPAKMPLGRWPAAGRYPLVALQQAAVNLTAHHLKEDGILAVNGPPGTGKTTLLRDVVAHVVTERARVMATYTDPEMAFTNSKLRVKKGQAFLWMYELDAKLRGFEVVVASSNNKAVENVSAELPGLAAVADDAFPNGYFKTVSDALLERDSWGIVAAVLGNAGNRFKFSQRFWWDQDYGMSNYLKHATGTPTVIVEETDDGEKTKRPPIVVTREDPPADKDEALKRWRKARKRFQEAEAAARKVLDGASRLAALPNQIAETDALIAQLVPALSATNDRVNQLALGRPNAEVELQNARAEYLNNHDAQARLKEARPSFLSGLFNREGLRRWHAKYVEVARITQQARDTLESREKFRDQIVADHDHEVASLAAMVSRLQTQTAQREEFVRRAEALETALGGTAIDQSHFLRGHKERQLAAPWLAGQAALKRDDLFEAAINLHRAFVDAAARPLRHNLNLLMDSFGTRSFGSEEKDRLIPHLWSSLFLVVPVVSTTFASVARMFSNIGAEDIGWLLIDEAGQALPQAAVGAIMRSRRAVVVGDPLQIEPVVVLPDTLTDAVCKEFKVDETVYNAPAASAQTLADAATPYFASFETRIGSRDVGVPLLVHRRCADPMFGISNAIAYENLMVQAKATKQSPIVDALGPSRWINVEGSGQDKWCAAEGDEVISLLRMIRESGASPDLYIVTPFVVVQDRMRDLVRTSGVLTGWVDDVARWPYDRIGTVHTVQGREAEAVIFLLGAPMPQQKGARNWAGARPNILNVAVSRAQEALYVVGNRALWGQAGVFSELDRML